The following coding sequences lie in one Glycine max cultivar Williams 82 chromosome 19, Glycine_max_v4.0, whole genome shotgun sequence genomic window:
- the LOC102661810 gene encoding two-component response regulator ARR14 isoform X2: MPNMDGFQFLHRVGKEINVPVIMMSHDDATSALMKAVTHGASDYWIKPLHQNQFRILRKLVARKLRIENNPPRKDNSDFASFIVDATMSVPKKRSSNSKEFDFYESDDCYAPPAKEHRVVWSEELHQEFVNAVMQIGLDKAEPKRILEVINIPGLTKENVASHLQKHRLYLKRSSGMTLQQNGMPFPNTISGITESNIVFRLFKMRFSGMTLHVYRRVVCYSDSTLDIDDLVLNSFHQFHLFSNEIFRI, encoded by the exons ATGCCAAATATGGATGGCTTTCAATTCCTTCATCGTGTGGGCAAGGAGATTAATGTTCCTGTTATCA TGATGTCTCATGATGATGCTACGAGTGCTCTGATGAAGGCTGTTACACATGGGGCTTCTGATTATTGGATTAAGCCTCTGCATCAAAACCAATTCAGGATTTTGAGGAAGCTTGTTGCTAGAAAACTCCGGATTGAAAATAATCCACCAAGAAAAGATAATTCTGATTTTGCTTCTTTTATTGTTGATGCAACAATGAGCGTCCCAAAAAAGAGAAGCTCCAATTCcaaagaatttgatttttatgaatCGGATGATTGTTATGCACCCCCAGCAAAGGAGCACCGTGTAGTATGGTCAGAAGAACTGCATCAAGAATTTGTCAATGCTGTGATGCAAATTGGGCTTGATA AGGCAGAGCCAAAGAGGATTCTTGAAGTGATTAATATCCCTGGTTTGACAAAAGAGAATGTTGCTAGTCATTTGCAG AAACATAGACTTTATTTGAAGAGATCTAGTGGAATGACACTGCAACAAAATGGGATGCCATTTCCTAACACAATCTCAGGGATTACAGAATCCAATATTGTTTTCAGATTGTTTAAAATGAGGTTTAGTGGAATGACACTGCATGTTTATAGAAGGGTGGTTTGTTATTCAGACTCCACCTTAGATATTGATGATTTGGTTCTAAACAGCTTCCACCAGTTTCACCTATTCAGCAATGAGATTTTCAGGATTTGA
- the LOC100305914 gene encoding Protein ABA DEFICIENT 4, chloroplastic-like: protein MAFSSFFSHSPLALKIDRLGQTIKPCGTVEKGQKFSFPIRSNGGELELCYQSQLNQRSRVNLIRDWSFIGGSRIVVKPNFVRLVPFRKASRVYASWLSGSQLASSAFTLGTTAVLPFYTLMVLAPNSELTRKSMESSVPYVVLGILYAYLLYHSWTPETVGLIFASKYLLPELTSIGKMFSSEMTLASAWIHLLVMDLFAARHVFLDGLENQIETRHSVSLCLFFCPIGVLSHAITKEMTKSARKNKHSL from the exons ATggctttctcttctttcttttcccatTCTCCATTGGCATTGAAG ATTGATCGCTTGGGGCAGACTATAAAACCTTGTGGTACAGTTGAGAAGGGGCAAAAGTTTTCTTTCCCTATCAGAAGTAATGGTGGTGAGCTTGAACTTTGTTACCAGAGTCAACTTAATCAGAGAAGTAGAGTCAACCTAATCAGAGATTGGAGTTTCATAGGAGGATCAAGAATTGTTGTTAAACCAAATTTCGTGAGATTGGTTCCTTTTCGAAAAGCCAGTCGTGTCTATGCTTCAT GGTTGTCAGGATCACAACTTGCTAGCAGCGCCTTTACACTGGGAACAACAGCAGTGCTACCATTTTACACACTCATGGTTCTAGCTCCAAATTCTGAGCTA ACTAGGAAGTCTATGGAAAGTAGTGTACCATATGTAGTGCTTGGCATTCTATATGCATATTTGTTGTACCACTCTTGGACCCCTGAGACAGTTGGACTTATTTTTGCAAGTAAATACTTGCTACCAGAG CTGACTAGTATAGGGAAAATGTTCTCCAGTGAGATGACTTTAGCATCAGCTTGGATTCACCTTTTGGTTATGGATCTCTTTGCTGCAAG gcatgtttttcttgatGGATTAGAGAATCAGATAGAGACTCGGCATTCAGTTTCTCTGTGCTTGTTCTTTTGCCCTATTGGGGTTCTTAGTCATGCCATCACCAAAGAAATGACTAAAAGTGCCAGAAAAAACAAGCACAGCTTATAG
- the LOC102661810 gene encoding two-component response regulator ARR14 isoform X1, whose product MLLFLIESFVFYFFLLIILFYDAVITFSDAPLALNYVRENKGCVDVILIEVHMPNMDGFQFLHRVGKEINVPVIMMSHDDATSALMKAVTHGASDYWIKPLHQNQFRILRKLVARKLRIENNPPRKDNSDFASFIVDATMSVPKKRSSNSKEFDFYESDDCYAPPAKEHRVVWSEELHQEFVNAVMQIGLDKAEPKRILEVINIPGLTKENVASHLQKHRLYLKRSSGMTLQQNGMPFPNTISGITESNIVFRLFKMRFSGMTLHVYRRVVCYSDSTLDIDDLVLNSFHQFHLFSNEIFRI is encoded by the exons atgttactgtTTCTTATAgaaagttttgttttttatttttttttgttgataattcttttttatgatGCAGTTATCACATTCTCTGATGCCCCACTTGCTTTGAATTATGTACGGGAAAATAAAGGTTGCGTTGATGTGATTCTAATTGAAGTTCACATGCCAAATATGGATGGCTTTCAATTCCTTCATCGTGTGGGCAAGGAGATTAATGTTCCTGTTATCA TGATGTCTCATGATGATGCTACGAGTGCTCTGATGAAGGCTGTTACACATGGGGCTTCTGATTATTGGATTAAGCCTCTGCATCAAAACCAATTCAGGATTTTGAGGAAGCTTGTTGCTAGAAAACTCCGGATTGAAAATAATCCACCAAGAAAAGATAATTCTGATTTTGCTTCTTTTATTGTTGATGCAACAATGAGCGTCCCAAAAAAGAGAAGCTCCAATTCcaaagaatttgatttttatgaatCGGATGATTGTTATGCACCCCCAGCAAAGGAGCACCGTGTAGTATGGTCAGAAGAACTGCATCAAGAATTTGTCAATGCTGTGATGCAAATTGGGCTTGATA AGGCAGAGCCAAAGAGGATTCTTGAAGTGATTAATATCCCTGGTTTGACAAAAGAGAATGTTGCTAGTCATTTGCAG AAACATAGACTTTATTTGAAGAGATCTAGTGGAATGACACTGCAACAAAATGGGATGCCATTTCCTAACACAATCTCAGGGATTACAGAATCCAATATTGTTTTCAGATTGTTTAAAATGAGGTTTAGTGGAATGACACTGCATGTTTATAGAAGGGTGGTTTGTTATTCAGACTCCACCTTAGATATTGATGATTTGGTTCTAAACAGCTTCCACCAGTTTCACCTATTCAGCAATGAGATTTTCAGGATTTGA